A genomic region of Devosia ginsengisoli contains the following coding sequences:
- a CDS encoding extracellular solute-binding protein, protein MTKTTRLAVALLSSVVLTGIAAPAFAQSGEVNIYSYREQSLLQPLLDRFSAETGIKVNVLYAGDGLLERVAAEGELSPADVVLTVDIGNLVGAEEQGLTQPITTPVLEERVPAAFRDDDDNWTALSLRARVFYVSKDRVDATAMSYDDITKPEWKGRICTRAGDHAYNIGLIAQRIAEHGLDETRTWLTAVRDNLAYPPTGGDREGVKNILAGTCDLSITNTYYMGAMLNNEAEPEQKEWAASARIIYPDFDGEGTQVNVAGGFIAKYAPNAANANALIGFLLSDEAQGIYADTNYEFPVVPSVSPSELTLSWGELKPVGTPLVDVAAHRAEAAALVDELKFNEGAQN, encoded by the coding sequence ATGACCAAGACCACGCGCCTTGCCGTCGCCCTGCTCAGCTCTGTTGTCCTGACCGGAATTGCTGCCCCGGCCTTTGCCCAGAGCGGGGAAGTGAACATTTACAGCTATCGCGAACAAAGCCTGTTGCAGCCGCTGCTGGACCGGTTCAGCGCCGAAACCGGCATCAAGGTGAATGTGCTCTATGCCGGCGATGGCCTGCTGGAGCGCGTCGCGGCCGAAGGCGAGCTGTCGCCCGCCGACGTGGTGCTGACAGTCGATATCGGCAACCTGGTCGGTGCCGAGGAACAAGGCCTGACCCAGCCCATCACCACGCCCGTGCTCGAAGAGCGCGTGCCGGCCGCCTTCCGCGACGATGACGACAACTGGACCGCCCTGTCGCTGCGCGCCCGCGTATTCTACGTGTCCAAGGACCGGGTCGACGCCACGGCGATGAGCTATGACGACATCACCAAGCCGGAATGGAAGGGCCGCATCTGCACCCGCGCCGGCGACCATGCCTACAATATCGGGCTCATCGCCCAGCGCATCGCCGAGCACGGGCTGGACGAGACCCGCACCTGGCTGACCGCGGTGCGCGACAACCTGGCCTATCCGCCGACCGGCGGCGACCGCGAGGGCGTCAAGAACATCTTGGCCGGCACCTGCGATCTCTCCATCACCAACACCTATTACATGGGCGCGATGCTCAATAACGAGGCCGAGCCGGAGCAGAAGGAATGGGCCGCGTCGGCGCGCATCATCTATCCCGACTTCGACGGCGAAGGCACGCAGGTCAACGTGGCCGGCGGCTTCATCGCCAAATACGCCCCCAATGCCGCCAATGCCAATGCACTGATCGGCTTCCTGCTGTCGGACGAGGCCCAGGGCATCTATGCCGATACCAATTACGAGTTCCCGGTAGTGCCCTCGGTGTCGCCGTCGGAACTGACGCTGAGCTGGGGTGAGCTGAAGCCGGTGGGCACGCCGCTGGTGGATGTGGCCGCCCATCGCGCCGAAGCCGCCGCGCTTGTCGATGAGCTCAAGTTCAACGAAGGTGCGCAGAACTAG
- a CDS encoding dipeptide ABC transporter ATP-binding protein: MSLLEVSGLSVRFGDTEAVSDVSFSLQRGERFGIIGESGSGKTLTALAVTGLLPEGATMTGGISLDGAPLPASERAMARLRGKRVGMVFQEPMTALNPLMRVDDQIEESIRLNEAHGAAQIEVPYLLKEVGLELKHGDRFPHQLSGGQRQRVMIAMALASRPDILIADEPTSALDLITQRKVLDLIADICARRQMALLFISHDLKAVGALCTRVAVMHRGRLVETGKATATFSAPQQPYTQKLVAASRFDVRPTARPPIGEVLLEVKDVTRDYRQGGMLFWADKPLRAVNEVSFSIASAECLALVGPSGCGKTTLAKIIVGLDKATAGSVQLDGTTYHGSDLPKALRRDVSLVFQDPFGSFNPRLTIADSVAEPLRLEPGLDQATIRARVVEAVEAVGLDAGMLTRYPHEFSGGQRQRLAIARALVTRPKLVVLDEPVSALDVSVRGEVLALLARLQTDFGLTYLIISHDLDMVAAMADRVLVMDAGRIVEEGRPEQIFAEPQHRLTRDLMAARLPDVGVAPA, from the coding sequence ATGTCCTTGCTTGAGGTTTCCGGCCTGTCCGTGCGCTTCGGCGACACCGAAGCCGTCAGTGATGTGAGCTTTTCGCTGCAGCGCGGCGAGCGCTTCGGCATTATCGGCGAAAGCGGCTCGGGCAAGACCCTGACGGCGCTGGCGGTCACCGGCCTGCTTCCGGAAGGCGCCACGATGACGGGCGGTATCAGCCTCGATGGCGCCCCCCTGCCCGCTTCCGAACGCGCCATGGCGCGGCTGCGCGGCAAGCGGGTCGGCATGGTGTTCCAGGAGCCGATGACGGCGCTCAACCCGCTGATGCGGGTCGATGACCAGATCGAAGAGAGCATCCGGCTCAACGAAGCGCATGGGGCCGCGCAGATCGAAGTGCCCTACCTGCTCAAGGAAGTTGGACTGGAGCTCAAGCATGGCGACCGCTTTCCGCACCAGCTTTCGGGCGGGCAGCGGCAGCGCGTGATGATCGCCATGGCGCTGGCCAGTCGGCCGGACATATTGATCGCGGACGAACCGACCTCGGCGCTCGACCTCATCACCCAGCGCAAGGTGCTCGACCTGATCGCCGATATCTGCGCGCGGCGGCAGATGGCTTTGCTGTTCATCAGCCACGATCTCAAGGCCGTGGGCGCGCTGTGTACCCGGGTGGCCGTGATGCATCGGGGGCGGCTGGTGGAAACCGGCAAGGCCACGGCCACGTTCTCGGCGCCGCAGCAGCCCTATACGCAGAAGCTGGTGGCCGCTTCGCGCTTCGATGTGCGGCCGACGGCCCGTCCCCCGATTGGCGAAGTGCTGCTGGAGGTCAAGGACGTGACGCGCGACTACCGACAGGGCGGCATGCTGTTCTGGGCCGACAAGCCGCTGCGCGCGGTGAACGAGGTCAGTTTTTCCATCGCCAGCGCCGAATGCCTGGCTTTGGTCGGCCCGTCGGGCTGCGGCAAGACCACTTTGGCCAAGATCATCGTCGGGCTGGACAAAGCCACTGCCGGCAGCGTGCAACTTGATGGCACGACCTATCACGGTTCTGACCTGCCCAAAGCGCTGCGGCGCGATGTGTCGCTGGTGTTCCAGGACCCGTTCGGCAGCTTCAATCCCCGCCTGACCATTGCCGATTCCGTGGCCGAACCGCTGCGGCTGGAACCGGGACTGGACCAGGCCACGATCCGCGCGCGGGTGGTGGAGGCGGTGGAGGCGGTGGGGCTCGATGCCGGCATGCTGACGCGCTATCCGCATGAATTTTCCGGCGGCCAAAGGCAGCGACTGGCCATTGCCCGGGCGCTGGTGACGCGTCCCAAGCTGGTGGTGCTGGACGAGCCGGTTTCGGCGTTGGACGTTTCGGTGCGCGGCGAAGTGCTGGCCCTGCTGGCGCGATTGCAGACCGATTTCGGGCTGACCTATCTCATCATCAGCCACGACCTCGACATGGTGGCTGCCATGGCCGACCGGGTGCTGGTCATGGATGCCGGCCGGATCGTCGAAGAGGGCAGACCGGAGCAGATTTTTGCCGAGCCGCAGCACCGCCTGACGCGGGATCTGATGGCGGCAAGGCTGCCGGATGTGGGTGTTGCTCCCGCCTAG
- a CDS encoding ABC transporter substrate-binding protein, whose product MDKTLKAFGLALALTTALAGAAMAQPTEVRIGVALEPPALDPTAGAAEAIDIVVYQNVFEGLTRIDQNGAVQPGLADSWTISEDGLTYTFKLHDGVTFHDGTSFDAEDVKFTFDRILSADSVNAHREFYEPITSITVIDPLTIELKLDRQIGRFLFDLGRGDAVIVAPESADNNANEPIGTGPFAFVQWDKGSRVVLEAYSPYWGEPVHLTKASYVFISDTSTMTNALLAGDIDGTNNFATEALAVFEGNPQFNVLVGTTEGETILSTNNKRAPFDNLKVRQAMAHALDRQAIIDGATNGYGVPIGAPFAPHNPYYVDLTGTYPYDPEAAKALLAEAGYPDGFSATLKLPPVGYATTSGQIIASQFAAIGIKLQLINVQWAQWLEDVYANKDFDLTIISHVEPFDIGNYANPDYYFGYDNPEFQALITTLNGTTDEAKRKELAIEAQTILANDAVNGYLFELAQTGVWNAKLTGMWQNSPIEGLVLRDIAWTE is encoded by the coding sequence ATGGACAAGACGTTGAAGGCATTCGGACTGGCGCTGGCGCTGACGACGGCATTGGCCGGCGCAGCCATGGCGCAGCCGACCGAAGTGCGGATCGGCGTGGCGCTGGAGCCGCCCGCGCTCGACCCCACGGCAGGGGCTGCCGAGGCCATCGACATCGTGGTCTATCAGAACGTATTCGAGGGCCTGACCCGCATCGACCAGAACGGCGCGGTGCAGCCGGGGCTGGCCGATAGCTGGACCATTTCCGAGGACGGGCTGACCTATACGTTCAAGCTGCATGACGGGGTGACCTTCCATGACGGCACGAGTTTCGACGCCGAAGACGTCAAGTTCACCTTCGATCGCATCCTCTCGGCAGACAGCGTCAACGCCCACCGCGAATTCTACGAGCCGATCACCAGCATCACAGTCATCGATCCGCTGACCATCGAGCTCAAGCTCGACCGGCAGATCGGCCGCTTCCTGTTCGATCTGGGCCGTGGCGACGCTGTCATCGTGGCGCCGGAAAGCGCCGACAACAATGCCAATGAGCCGATCGGCACCGGCCCCTTCGCCTTCGTGCAATGGGACAAGGGCAGCCGCGTGGTGCTGGAAGCCTACAGCCCCTATTGGGGCGAGCCGGTGCACCTGACCAAGGCGAGCTACGTGTTCATCAGCGACACCTCGACGATGACCAATGCGCTGCTGGCCGGCGATATCGACGGCACCAACAATTTCGCCACCGAGGCGCTGGCGGTGTTCGAGGGCAATCCGCAGTTCAACGTGCTGGTTGGCACGACGGAAGGCGAGACCATCCTGTCGACCAACAACAAGCGGGCGCCCTTCGACAATCTCAAGGTGCGCCAGGCCATGGCCCATGCGCTGGATCGCCAGGCGATCATCGATGGCGCCACCAATGGCTATGGCGTGCCGATCGGCGCACCGTTCGCGCCGCACAATCCCTATTATGTCGACCTGACCGGCACCTATCCCTACGACCCCGAAGCGGCCAAGGCTCTGCTGGCGGAAGCGGGCTATCCCGACGGGTTCAGCGCCACGCTGAAGCTGCCGCCGGTGGGCTATGCCACCACATCGGGGCAGATCATTGCCAGCCAGTTCGCCGCCATCGGCATCAAGCTGCAGCTGATCAATGTGCAATGGGCGCAGTGGCTGGAAGACGTCTATGCCAACAAGGACTTCGACCTCACCATCATCAGCCATGTCGAGCCGTTCGACATTGGCAACTACGCCAACCCCGACTACTACTTCGGCTATGACAATCCCGAATTCCAGGCGCTTATCACCACCCTCAACGGCACGACCGATGAAGCCAAGCGCAAGGAGCTGGCCATCGAGGCGCAGACCATTCTCGCCAATGATGCGGTCAATGGATACCTGTTCGAACTGGCGCAGACCGGGGTGTGGAATGCCAAGCTCACCGGCATGTGGCAGAACTCGCCCATCGAAGGCCTGGTGCTGCGGGATATCGCCTGGACTGAGTAG
- a CDS encoding ABC transporter permease, translating to MGLPIIWLGWSALASVGGSNGLAANMLPTALRETGLLMASVGVVTGCVGLVAAWLVTHYDFPLRRLFDWALVLPLAVPTYLAAYSYVEFLGFPGPIQTMLRGFNGAKTLQDYWFPDIRSDWGAVIVLSSVLYPYVYVACRAFFLMQSASLNIAARTLGAGGMRTFFAVTLPLSRPALVVGITLAMMEVVNDLGAVQYFGINAITAIIYSTWINRSDFGGAAQLAVTVVLVIGLLIAAEQRARRDRVYLAHRDSRVPPAREPLLGGRRWAAFGFCLLLLALGFGIPVGQLTYLAFRIVLPETVAMTVAALVPTVTLAALGALITVIVGLFSAKLAHRSGSGARGAIRLATLGYAIPGTVLALGLLQPLGQADLWFNRLTMALWDWRPGLILSGSMAALLYVYAIRFLAVSHSTIDAAMKKRGDSMLQAGRVLGVRGPELLFRIDLPTLMPALLSAATLVFVEIVKELPATLLLRPLGVDTLATLVYMRANVGLFAQAALPALFIVLAGLIPVILATRLGDRRKV from the coding sequence ATGGGCCTGCCGATCATCTGGCTCGGCTGGTCGGCGCTGGCTTCGGTCGGCGGCAGCAATGGGCTGGCGGCCAATATGCTGCCGACCGCCTTGCGCGAGACCGGCCTGCTGATGGCCTCGGTCGGGGTGGTGACCGGCTGTGTCGGGCTGGTCGCGGCGTGGCTGGTGACGCATTACGATTTTCCGCTGCGGCGGCTGTTCGACTGGGCGCTGGTGCTGCCGCTGGCGGTGCCGACCTATCTCGCCGCCTACAGCTATGTGGAATTCCTCGGCTTTCCGGGACCGATCCAGACAATGCTGCGCGGCTTCAATGGCGCAAAGACCCTGCAGGATTACTGGTTTCCCGATATCAGGAGCGACTGGGGCGCGGTGATCGTGCTGTCCAGCGTGCTCTACCCCTATGTCTATGTGGCCTGCCGGGCGTTTTTCCTGATGCAGTCGGCCAGCCTCAATATCGCGGCGCGGACGCTGGGCGCGGGCGGCATGCGCACCTTTTTCGCCGTGACGCTGCCGCTGTCGCGGCCGGCTTTGGTGGTCGGCATCACGCTGGCAATGATGGAAGTGGTCAACGACCTGGGCGCCGTGCAGTATTTCGGCATCAACGCCATCACCGCCATCATCTATTCGACCTGGATCAACCGGTCGGATTTCGGCGGGGCGGCGCAACTGGCGGTGACGGTAGTGCTAGTTATCGGCCTGCTGATCGCGGCCGAGCAAAGGGCGCGGCGGGACCGGGTCTATCTGGCGCATCGCGACAGCCGGGTGCCGCCGGCTCGGGAGCCCCTGCTGGGCGGGCGGCGCTGGGCGGCCTTCGGCTTCTGCCTGCTGCTGCTGGCGCTGGGTTTCGGGATTCCGGTGGGGCAATTGACCTATCTGGCCTTCCGCATCGTGCTGCCCGAAACCGTGGCCATGACGGTGGCGGCTTTGGTGCCCACGGTGACGCTTGCCGCACTGGGGGCGCTGATCACCGTGATCGTGGGACTGTTCTCAGCCAAGCTGGCGCATCGCTCGGGTTCAGGCGCTCGTGGCGCCATCCGGCTGGCAACGCTGGGCTATGCCATTCCCGGCACGGTGCTGGCGCTGGGATTGCTGCAACCGCTCGGGCAGGCCGACCTGTGGTTCAACCGCCTGACCATGGCGCTATGGGACTGGCGGCCGGGGCTGATCCTGTCAGGTTCGATGGCGGCTTTGCTCTATGTCTATGCCATCAGGTTTCTCGCGGTCAGCCACTCGACCATCGATGCGGCAATGAAGAAGCGTGGCGATTCCATGCTGCAGGCCGGGCGGGTGCTGGGCGTGCGTGGGCCGGAACTGCTGTTCCGGATCGACCTGCCGACGCTGATGCCGGCTTTGCTGAGCGCGGCGACGCTGGTTTTCGTCGAGATCGTCAAGGAATTGCCGGCCACGCTGCTGCTGCGGCCACTCGGAGTCGATACGCTGGCGACGCTGGTCTATATGCGGGCCAATGTCGGGCTTTTTGCCCAGGCTGCGCTGCCGGCGTTGTTTATCGTGCTGGCGGGGCTGATCCCGGTCATTCTTGCTACGCGGCTGGGCGATCGTAGGAAAGTATAA
- a CDS encoding helix-turn-helix domain-containing protein, whose protein sequence is MTKIADLKKRLMDNPEFKAEYEKADAEFALVEALVLARTKAKLSQAELAKRIGTTQSAIARLEGGGVSPSLSTLKRYADATGSRLHIELVPQ, encoded by the coding sequence GTGACTAAGATTGCCGACCTCAAGAAGCGCCTGATGGACAATCCGGAGTTCAAGGCCGAATACGAGAAGGCCGATGCTGAGTTTGCACTTGTCGAAGCTCTGGTTCTGGCTCGCACCAAGGCCAAGCTCTCTCAGGCCGAATTGGCCAAGCGGATTGGCACCACCCAATCGGCCATAGCCCGGCTTGAAGGGGGTGGCGTATCACCCTCGCTGTCCACTCTGAAACGCTATGCCGATGCCACCGGCTCGCGCTTGCATATTGAGCTTGTGCCGCAATGA
- a CDS encoding ABC transporter permease, with the protein MTRLLNHPSLVIGLSATLIFLVVGIVSLVWTPYPIEQIDIPRRFLAPSAEHWLGTDNLGRDMMSLVMAGTWTSFLVAAVAVAIGVGVGVPLGLAAAAWGGPVEWLVLRLTDFVFAFPAVIVAILITTLVGPSAINAIIAIGIFNIPVFARVARGGALSVATLDFVAAGRLAGLGNTLIAWRHLLPNIMSLIIVQGTIQMSLGILAEAGLSYIGLGTQPPETSLGLMLKDAQGVFLIHPWLTLVPGVSIVLIVIALNIAGDGLRDAIDPRLRQGNSNVLA; encoded by the coding sequence ATGACGCGCCTGCTCAACCATCCCAGCCTGGTCATCGGGCTCAGCGCTACGCTGATCTTCCTCGTGGTTGGCATCGTGTCGCTGGTCTGGACGCCCTACCCCATCGAGCAGATCGACATACCCCGCCGGTTCCTGGCGCCCAGCGCCGAGCATTGGCTGGGCACCGACAATCTGGGGCGGGACATGATGAGCCTGGTCATGGCCGGCACCTGGACGAGCTTCCTCGTCGCGGCGGTGGCGGTGGCCATCGGCGTCGGGGTCGGCGTGCCGCTGGGGCTGGCGGCGGCGGCATGGGGCGGGCCGGTGGAGTGGCTGGTGCTGCGGCTCACCGATTTCGTCTTCGCTTTTCCGGCGGTCATCGTCGCCATTCTCATCACCACGCTGGTCGGGCCGAGCGCGATCAATGCCATTATCGCGATCGGCATTTTCAACATTCCGGTCTTCGCGCGGGTGGCGCGGGGTGGTGCGCTCAGCGTCGCCACGCTGGATTTCGTGGCGGCGGGGCGGCTGGCGGGGCTGGGCAATACGCTGATCGCCTGGCGGCACCTGCTGCCCAATATCATGAGCCTCATCATCGTGCAGGGCACCATCCAGATGTCGCTGGGCATCCTGGCCGAGGCGGGCCTGAGCTATATCGGGCTGGGCACGCAGCCGCCCGAGACGAGCCTGGGGCTGATGCTGAAGGATGCGCAGGGCGTGTTCCTGATCCATCCCTGGCTGACGCTGGTGCCGGGGGTTTCCATCGTGCTCATCGTCATCGCGCTCAACATTGCCGGCGACGGGTTGCGCGACGCTATCGATCCACGCCTGCGGCAGGGAAATTCCAATGTCCTTGCTTGA
- a CDS encoding type II toxin-antitoxin system RelE/ParE family toxin, with product MKWTVETLDVADAEIEALPPALQARLLRLMEMVEMVGLEQLREPHVKHIDGKLWELRAKATEGIARGLYVTMTGRRVVILHVFVKKSRKTPRNALDIALERMKQVTP from the coding sequence ATGAAATGGACGGTTGAAACCCTCGATGTAGCCGATGCTGAAATCGAGGCATTGCCGCCCGCACTGCAGGCCCGGCTTCTCCGCCTCATGGAAATGGTGGAGATGGTCGGTCTGGAGCAATTGCGCGAGCCCCACGTCAAGCACATCGACGGCAAGTTGTGGGAGTTGCGTGCCAAGGCGACGGAAGGGATTGCGCGCGGTCTCTATGTGACGATGACCGGGCGCCGCGTGGTCATCCTCCACGTGTTCGTCAAGAAGTCCCGGAAGACGCCGCGCAATGCTCTGGATATTGCCCTGGAACGAATGAAGCAGGTGACGCCGTGA
- a CDS encoding ABC transporter permease gives MILFALRRFLGFAVTLLVAALVIFWLLDLLPGDPAQFILGINATPDSVARLRMQMGLDAPAHERFLGWLWGMLQGDFGVSYTQRAPVAELIWGRLGVTLPLSVFAMVISIVVGLPLGILAARRRGKLLDTAIMVTAQTGVAIPNFWFGMLLTLVFAVGLRWLPPGGFTPWNEDGWAALRGLILPSLALALPQASILARVMRTALVDVTGQDYIRTARAKGLTMGEAVWRHGVRNALLPVLTILGLQFAYLVAGTIIVENVFYLPGLGRLIFTAISERDLILVRGATIILIVAVTATMLVTDITYALVDPRLRERSAP, from the coding sequence ATGATCCTCTTCGCCCTCCGCCGCTTCCTGGGCTTTGCCGTGACCCTTCTCGTCGCGGCGCTGGTCATTTTCTGGCTGCTCGATCTGCTGCCGGGGGATCCGGCGCAGTTCATTCTGGGCATCAATGCCACGCCGGATTCGGTGGCGCGGCTGCGCATGCAGATGGGGCTCGATGCGCCGGCGCATGAACGGTTTCTCGGCTGGCTCTGGGGCATGCTGCAGGGCGATTTCGGGGTCAGCTATACCCAGCGCGCGCCAGTGGCGGAGCTGATCTGGGGCCGGCTGGGGGTGACGCTGCCGCTCAGCGTTTTCGCCATGGTCATTTCCATCGTGGTCGGGCTGCCACTGGGGATTCTGGCGGCGCGGCGGCGGGGCAAGCTGCTCGATACCGCCATCATGGTCACGGCGCAGACCGGGGTAGCCATTCCCAATTTCTGGTTTGGCATGCTGCTGACGCTGGTGTTTGCCGTGGGTCTGCGCTGGCTGCCGCCGGGCGGCTTCACCCCGTGGAACGAGGATGGCTGGGCCGCCCTGCGCGGGCTGATCCTGCCCAGTCTGGCGCTGGCTTTGCCGCAGGCGTCCATCCTGGCGCGGGTGATGCGCACGGCCTTGGTGGATGTGACCGGGCAGGACTATATCCGCACCGCCCGCGCCAAGGGCCTGACTATGGGCGAGGCCGTATGGCGGCATGGCGTGCGCAATGCGCTGCTGCCGGTGCTGACCATTTTGGGGCTGCAATTCGCCTATCTCGTCGCCGGCACGATCATCGTCGAGAACGTGTTCTACCTGCCGGGGCTGGGGCGGCTGATCTTCACCGCCATTTCCGAGCGCGACCTGATCCTGGTGCGGGGGGCGACGATCATCCTGATCGTGGCCGTGACGGCAACAATGCTGGTGACCGACATTACCTATGCGCTGGTCGATCCGCGCCTGCGGGAAAGGAGCGCGCCATGA
- a CDS encoding histidine kinase dimerization/phospho-acceptor domain-containing protein → MDADWITSPSARRVLQHAEDSRPAWLWSQDGQLLLWQNAAAPLFLAKLKKHGLKLAPTAVPIKGQVARNIRLGSTGRTSLARIQFIAGDKPASSTCATTPLTWQDGQAVLLIVGVDPIAPEILDAAGEPEPEDLPDRDAFAAEDTPPAPQDDLAAAQDALSEPSVELPEPAHEMAEPVATDENAYVRELENWRDPEHDGAPAPEAVEPESESAAPTLSRLSQLVDRLAADDALFAPLTAADDAPPAVTDEPWTETAPEAGTLFKVTGRGFAAEAGAEVDEAEADLADLARLDGEAEPDATEETESVERLAREMAELAPKPTADAEAVERVSRYNFDELSRILNDRVGEPAQAPKPPVETPRSGALINLGGETLVLNRLPLGILVFRDQQVLFANRAITEMVGYDSVENLRAAGLAAVFPAAGPDGQDAGPVNHLVQRDGTLVPVTARLQSISWQGKPALMLSASTTEVRTGHEAAVSAFAQTFADMRGDGFFEATRAGIISAITPRSAGLLRTDGMLEGKALSALVASDEMDALRAFLERPARFAETARPCLTLRSATGAAEITLFAQGQAGVIAGYFGFIRAREAAPARLTGPAEADPALLARISRGVRRPLNTIIGFSDLIRSEAFGALQNERYESYAQDITTAGHEIAALVDELDDYARLRDGRYLPQRASIELTSLLESCVLRIRQQASGARVIVRNAISENLPRITADRASLAQAVLNLLASAIDQTPAGGAVVISAQREDDGGIAVHVRDSSTNAVDMAERFVVFRDGIGRDGQMMTPVRSSVGLALTRSLLAVNAFSLSVDPAGEQGMLFTLIIPADLVERPALPPASTDNPQI, encoded by the coding sequence ATGGATGCTGACTGGATCACATCGCCAAGCGCCCGCCGCGTGCTGCAGCACGCCGAGGATTCGCGACCGGCATGGCTGTGGTCGCAGGACGGGCAGCTCTTGCTCTGGCAGAATGCGGCTGCGCCGCTGTTCCTGGCCAAGCTGAAGAAGCACGGGCTGAAGCTGGCGCCGACGGCCGTGCCGATCAAGGGGCAGGTCGCCCGCAATATAAGGCTCGGCTCGACCGGACGCACCAGCCTGGCGCGCATCCAGTTCATCGCGGGCGACAAGCCAGCCTCGAGCACCTGCGCCACGACCCCATTGACCTGGCAGGACGGGCAGGCCGTACTGCTGATCGTTGGCGTGGACCCGATCGCGCCCGAAATCCTGGATGCGGCGGGCGAGCCCGAACCGGAGGACCTGCCGGATCGGGACGCCTTTGCGGCCGAGGATACGCCCCCTGCCCCGCAGGACGACCTCGCCGCCGCGCAGGATGCGTTGAGCGAGCCGTCCGTGGAGTTGCCCGAGCCCGCTCATGAGATGGCCGAGCCCGTGGCCACCGACGAGAATGCCTATGTGCGCGAGCTGGAAAACTGGCGCGACCCTGAACATGATGGCGCGCCGGCCCCCGAGGCTGTGGAACCGGAGTCCGAAAGCGCGGCTCCGACGCTGAGCCGGCTCAGCCAGTTGGTTGACCGGCTTGCCGCGGACGATGCGTTGTTTGCCCCGCTGACCGCGGCGGACGATGCGCCACCGGCCGTGACGGACGAGCCATGGACCGAAACCGCGCCGGAAGCGGGGACCCTGTTCAAGGTCACCGGGCGCGGCTTTGCCGCCGAGGCCGGAGCGGAAGTGGACGAGGCGGAAGCCGATCTCGCCGACCTGGCCAGGCTCGATGGCGAAGCGGAGCCGGACGCGACCGAAGAAACCGAGTCGGTGGAACGGCTGGCGCGCGAAATGGCCGAACTGGCGCCCAAGCCGACGGCCGATGCCGAGGCGGTCGAGCGGGTGTCGCGCTACAATTTCGACGAGCTGTCGCGCATTCTCAACGACCGCGTCGGCGAGCCGGCGCAGGCGCCCAAGCCGCCAGTGGAAACGCCGCGCAGCGGTGCGCTGATCAATCTGGGCGGGGAAACGCTGGTGCTCAACCGGCTGCCGCTGGGCATATTGGTGTTCCGCGACCAGCAGGTGCTGTTCGCCAATCGCGCCATCACCGAAATGGTGGGTTATGACTCGGTGGAAAACCTGCGCGCTGCAGGGCTGGCGGCGGTGTTTCCCGCTGCGGGCCCGGACGGGCAGGATGCCGGGCCGGTCAACCATCTGGTGCAGCGCGATGGTACACTGGTGCCGGTGACGGCGCGGCTGCAGTCCATTTCCTGGCAGGGCAAGCCGGCCTTGATGCTGTCGGCCAGCACGACCGAGGTTCGCACCGGGCATGAAGCGGCGGTCAGCGCCTTTGCGCAGACCTTTGCCGATATGCGCGGCGACGGCTTTTTCGAAGCAACGCGCGCCGGGATCATCAGCGCCATCACGCCGCGCAGCGCCGGTCTGCTGCGAACTGACGGCATGCTGGAGGGCAAGGCCCTGTCGGCGCTGGTGGCAAGCGACGAGATGGACGCGCTGCGCGCCTTTCTCGAGCGGCCGGCCCGTTTTGCCGAAACTGCCCGCCCCTGCCTGACATTGCGTTCGGCCACCGGCGCGGCCGAGATCACGCTGTTCGCGCAGGGCCAGGCCGGGGTGATTGCCGGCTATTTCGGCTTCATCCGGGCGCGCGAGGCGGCGCCAGCACGGCTGACCGGCCCGGCCGAAGCCGATCCGGCGCTGCTGGCGCGCATCAGCCGCGGCGTGCGCCGGCCGCTCAACACCATTATCGGCTTTTCGGACCTGATCCGTTCGGAAGCCTTCGGCGCGCTGCAGAACGAGCGCTATGAAAGCTACGCGCAGGACATCACCACGGCCGGGCACGAGATTGCCGCGCTGGTGGACGAGCTGGACGATTATGCGCGGTTGCGCGACGGGCGCTACCTGCCGCAGCGCGCCAGTATCGAGCTGACCAGCCTGCTGGAAAGCTGCGTGCTCCGCATCCGCCAGCAGGCGAGCGGCGCCCGGGTCATCGTGCGCAACGCGATTTCCGAAAACCTGCCGCGAATCACCGCCGACCGCGCATCGCTGGCGCAGGCGGTGCTGAACCTGCTGGCCAGCGCCATCGACCAGACGCCGGCCGGGGGCGCGGTGGTGATTTCGGCGCAGCGCGAGGACGATGGCGGCATTGCCGTGCATGTGCGCGACAGTTCGACCAATGCGGTGGACATGGCCGAGCGCTTCGTGGTGTTCCGCGACGGCATCGGCCGGGACGGGCAGATGATGACCCCGGTGCGGTCCAGCGTCGGGCTGGCGCTGACGCGGTCATTGCTGGCCGTCAACGCCTTTTCGCTTTCGGTCGATCCGGCGGGCGAACAGGGCATGCTGTTCACGCTGATCATCCCCGCCGACCTGGTGGAGCGTCCGGCCCTGCCCCCGGCATCGACGGATAATCCACAAATCTGA